From Methylobacterium radiodurans, a single genomic window includes:
- a CDS encoding (2Fe-2S)-binding protein yields MARLNVNGVVREVDAEPDTPLLWVIREQIGLTGTKYGCGIAQCGACTVHIDGAAVRACSMPLSAIEPGQKIVTIEGLAPGMDHPVQQAWAELDVPQCGFCQPGMIMASAALLAQNPRPSEDQIRQEITNICRCGTYNRVLAGIKLAAERGQSG; encoded by the coding sequence ATGGCGCGTCTGAACGTCAACGGCGTCGTGCGCGAGGTCGATGCCGAGCCCGACACGCCGCTCCTCTGGGTGATCCGCGAACAGATCGGCCTCACCGGGACGAAGTACGGTTGCGGCATCGCCCAGTGCGGCGCCTGCACGGTCCATATCGACGGCGCGGCGGTGCGCGCCTGCTCCATGCCGCTCTCCGCGATCGAGCCGGGGCAGAAGATCGTCACCATCGAGGGATTGGCGCCGGGGATGGACCATCCGGTCCAGCAGGCCTGGGCCGAACTCGACGTGCCGCAATGCGGCTTCTGCCAACCCGGGATGATCATGGCCTCGGCGGCCCTGCTGGCGCAGAACCCGCGCCCGAGCGAGGACCAGATCCGCCAGGAGATCACCAACATCTGCCGCTGCGGCACCTACAACCGCGTGCTGGCGGGCATCAAGCTCGCCGCCGAGCGCGGCCAGTCCGGCTGA
- the soxA gene encoding sulfur oxidation c-type cytochrome SoxA translates to MPRRPGLPLTAAFLGLLLAAAPAMAEPVAPAERRSGFDQMSPEIQAMQRDDGANPGMLAVADGAELWAQAPTSGRPACAGCHGEAASTMRGVAARYPAWDARSGRPIDLQERINDCRREHQGAEPLAHESPDLLALTAFVAAQSRGLPIAPPDDHRLAPARAEGRALFEARQGQLGLSCAICHDDHWGRRLGSAVIPQGQPTGYPLYRLEWQGMGSLQRRLRNCLTGMRAEPFGYGAPEYVALELYLATRAAPLPLETPAVRP, encoded by the coding sequence ATGCCGCGCCGCCCGGGCCTCCCGCTTACGGCCGCGTTCCTCGGTCTGCTGCTCGCCGCTGCCCCAGCTATGGCGGAGCCGGTCGCGCCCGCCGAACGACGCTCGGGCTTCGACCAGATGAGTCCGGAGATCCAGGCGATGCAGCGGGACGACGGAGCCAATCCCGGCATGCTCGCGGTCGCGGACGGGGCCGAACTCTGGGCCCAGGCGCCGACCTCCGGCCGACCGGCCTGCGCCGGCTGCCACGGCGAGGCCGCGAGTACCATGCGCGGCGTGGCGGCGCGCTACCCGGCCTGGGACGCGCGGAGCGGGCGGCCGATTGATCTTCAGGAGCGGATCAACGACTGTCGGCGCGAGCATCAGGGGGCTGAGCCGCTCGCCCACGAGAGCCCCGACCTCCTGGCGCTGACGGCTTTCGTCGCCGCGCAGTCGCGCGGACTGCCGATCGCGCCGCCGGACGATCATCGGCTCGCACCCGCGCGGGCGGAGGGCCGCGCGCTGTTCGAGGCGCGCCAAGGCCAGCTCGGCCTCTCCTGCGCGATCTGCCACGACGACCATTGGGGCCGCCGCCTCGGCTCGGCCGTGATCCCGCAGGGGCAGCCGACCGGCTACCCGCTCTACCGGCTCGAATGGCAGGGGATGGGCTCGCTGCAGCGGCGCCTGCGCAACTGTCTCACCGGCATGCGGGCCGAGCCCTTCGGGTACGGGGCGCCCGAATACGTCGCGCTCGAACTCTACCTCGCGACGCGGGCCGCACCGCTGCCGCTCGAGACGCCGGCCGTGCGGCCCTGA
- a CDS encoding DUF393 domain-containing protein, giving the protein MRSELDGRGPEHSECGNESTVYFDGACPLCRAEIDHYRRSRGAERIAFVDVSRCDTVEQLGPDLSQEAALRRFHLRDRDGQLISGAAAFARLWTLLPGWRWLGRLITFRFASGQPMLRVAEFLYRASLPLRPRLARILQRLRLI; this is encoded by the coding sequence GTGAGATCAGAACTGGACGGGCGCGGACCTGAGCACTCGGAGTGCGGAAACGAATCCACGGTCTACTTCGATGGTGCTTGCCCGCTATGTCGGGCCGAGATCGACCATTATCGCCGCAGCAGGGGCGCGGAACGGATCGCGTTCGTGGATGTCTCCCGATGCGATACCGTGGAGCAACTGGGCCCCGATCTCTCGCAGGAGGCTGCGCTTCGGCGTTTCCACCTGCGCGATCGCGATGGGCAACTCATCTCCGGTGCCGCGGCCTTCGCTCGGTTATGGACGCTCCTGCCGGGCTGGCGCTGGCTCGGGCGCCTGATCACGTTTCGCTTCGCGAGCGGCCAACCCATGCTGCGGGTCGCCGAGTTCCTTTATCGTGCGTCGCTTCCCCTTAGGCCGCGTCTCGCACGGATCCTGCAGCGCCTGCGGCTCATCTGA
- a CDS encoding CsbD family protein, which produces MNRDQIRGASRHLKGRAQTALGGLAGDPARQVRGAVNQVAGGAQYAYGRARDRAEDLYEDGRDLADTARGRADDLIPEGRHLAHEARRRGKAYGRRAVRYADGHRTHTVLGLAVLAFAAGWLTRRGR; this is translated from the coding sequence ATGAACCGCGACCAGATTCGTGGCGCGTCCCGTCACCTCAAGGGTCGCGCGCAGACCGCCCTCGGCGGCCTCGCCGGCGACCCGGCCCGGCAGGTGCGGGGTGCCGTGAATCAGGTGGCCGGCGGGGCGCAGTACGCCTACGGCCGGGCCCGCGACCGGGCCGAGGATCTCTACGAGGACGGCCGGGACCTCGCCGACACGGCCCGCGGCCGGGCCGACGACCTGATCCCGGAGGGCCGCCATCTGGCGCACGAGGCGCGTCGCCGCGGCAAGGCCTACGGGCGTCGCGCCGTCCGCTACGCCGACGGCCACCGCACCCACACCGTTCTGGGCCTGGCCGTGCTCGCCTTCGCGGCCGGCTGGCTCACGCGCCGCGGGCGCTGA
- a CDS encoding SoxY-related AACIE arm protein → MKGMEVERMRGLDRRRVLAGAAGTVLAVALRPAAAASLPRTETTESAIRRFAGDNPIRPGRVTLDLPPLVENGNTVPLTVSVESPMTPEDHVRRVAVFNEKNPQPNVVTVHLRPGAGRAQVATRIRLADTQRITAIAEMSDGTYWSASADAIVTLAACLEG, encoded by the coding sequence ATGAAGGGGATGGAGGTGGAGCGGATGCGTGGGCTGGACCGGCGCCGGGTGCTCGCGGGCGCGGCCGGCACGGTGCTGGCGGTCGCGCTGCGGCCGGCCGCGGCGGCGAGCCTGCCGCGAACCGAGACGACCGAGAGCGCCATCCGGCGCTTCGCGGGTGACAACCCGATCCGGCCGGGCCGCGTCACCCTCGACCTGCCGCCGCTCGTGGAGAACGGCAACACGGTGCCGCTCACTGTCTCCGTCGAGAGCCCGATGACGCCCGAGGACCACGTCCGCCGCGTCGCCGTGTTCAACGAGAAGAACCCGCAGCCGAACGTCGTCACCGTCCACCTCAGGCCGGGCGCGGGCCGCGCGCAGGTCGCGACGCGCATCCGGCTTGCCGACACACAGCGCATCACGGCGATCGCCGAGATGAGCGACGGCACCTACTGGTCGGCTTCTGCGGACGCGATCGTCACGCTCGCCGCCTGTCTGGAGGGCTGA
- a CDS encoding PRC-barrel domain-containing protein, translating into MNRHVLLTALLLAGSPALAQAPNAVPAAPATLNDDLKAKFVAQAPEDVVASKLIGTSIRNGANDTIGSVADVVFDEKRAIKSYVVSVGGFLGLNAKYVAVAPETLRLTRKEGGALDAVIETDKDQLRAAPEYVYLGSEPKK; encoded by the coding sequence ATGAACCGCCACGTCCTGCTCACGGCGCTGCTGCTCGCCGGTTCGCCCGCCCTGGCCCAGGCCCCCAACGCCGTGCCGGCGGCACCGGCGACCCTGAACGACGATCTCAAGGCGAAGTTCGTGGCGCAGGCGCCCGAGGATGTCGTCGCCTCGAAGCTCATCGGCACCAGCATCCGCAACGGCGCGAACGATACGATCGGCTCGGTCGCCGACGTGGTGTTCGACGAGAAGCGCGCGATCAAGTCCTACGTGGTCAGCGTCGGCGGCTTCCTCGGGCTCAATGCGAAGTACGTGGCAGTGGCCCCCGAGACCCTGCGGCTGACCCGCAAGGAGGGCGGCGCGCTCGACGCCGTCATCGAGACCGACAAGGACCAGCTGCGCGCCGCGCCGGAATACGTCTATCTCGGATCGGAGCCGAAGAAGTAA
- a CDS encoding PhnA-like protein, giving the protein MTINQTLVPSVAAETHADTRAVLLNQVSWGAIFAGAVTALVTQVVVNLVGVGVGLAAVGGDAADNPAASTVSLGAGLWFVASGIVASLAGGLIAGRLSGKPLPGAAALHGLVSWAVTTLVVLYLLTSAATGLVGGTLSTVSGALGGAGNLVGGTIQTAAQAAAPSLSKIQNPLDGIEQKVREQAAGQDPQAARDAAVAAVRAVLTGDAAQKEQAKARAADALAKAQGTTPDQAKAQIEDYQRQYEQAVATAKQKAEAAAVTAKSAATQGAFYAALALILGALAAFFGGRLGAPKPATLLGAYDARRA; this is encoded by the coding sequence GTGACCATCAACCAGACCCTCGTTCCATCCGTCGCAGCCGAGACGCACGCCGACACGCGCGCGGTCCTTCTCAACCAGGTCTCGTGGGGCGCCATCTTCGCGGGCGCCGTCACCGCCCTGGTGACGCAGGTCGTCGTGAACCTCGTGGGCGTGGGCGTTGGCTTGGCCGCGGTGGGCGGCGACGCCGCCGACAACCCGGCCGCCTCGACCGTCTCGCTCGGCGCCGGGCTCTGGTTCGTCGCCTCGGGCATCGTGGCCTCGCTCGCCGGCGGCCTCATCGCCGGCCGGCTCTCGGGCAAGCCCCTGCCGGGCGCGGCCGCGCTGCACGGTCTGGTCTCCTGGGCGGTGACCACGCTCGTCGTGCTCTACCTGCTCACCTCGGCAGCCACCGGCCTCGTCGGCGGCACGCTGAGCACCGTCTCGGGCGCGCTGGGCGGGGCCGGCAACCTCGTGGGCGGCACGATCCAGACCGCGGCCCAGGCTGCCGCACCCTCGCTCTCGAAGATCCAGAACCCGCTCGACGGCATCGAGCAGAAGGTGCGCGAGCAGGCCGCCGGCCAGGACCCGCAGGCGGCGCGCGACGCGGCGGTCGCGGCGGTGCGCGCGGTGCTGACCGGTGACGCGGCCCAGAAGGAGCAGGCCAAGGCCCGGGCGGCCGACGCGCTCGCCAAGGCGCAGGGCACCACGCCCGACCAGGCCAAGGCCCAGATCGAGGACTACCAGCGCCAGTACGAGCAGGCGGTGGCCACCGCCAAGCAGAAGGCCGAGGCTGCGGCCGTGACCGCCAAGTCGGCGGCCACGCAGGGCGCCTTCTACGCGGCGCTGGCGCTGATCCTGGGCGCGCTCGCCGCCTTCTTCGGCGGCCGCCTCGGCGCCCCGAAGCCCGCCACCCTGCTCGGCGCCTACGACGCGCGCCGCGCCTGA
- a CDS encoding CsbD family protein, whose amino-acid sequence MVDTDRITGAAKELGGKVQGAVGDLTGSRRDSAEGRLREATGQAENFYGQAKDTVRNVADEAYDYAEDAYERGGHYLRRGTREVSHQVAEYPLASLLIAGAVGFGLGLLVNASRD is encoded by the coding sequence ATGGTCGATACCGACAGGATCACGGGCGCCGCGAAGGAACTGGGCGGCAAGGTTCAGGGCGCGGTCGGCGACCTCACCGGCTCGCGGCGCGACTCGGCGGAAGGCCGCCTGCGCGAGGCGACCGGGCAGGCCGAGAACTTCTACGGCCAAGCCAAGGACACGGTCCGGAACGTTGCTGACGAGGCCTACGACTACGCCGAGGACGCCTACGAGCGCGGCGGCCACTACCTCCGCCGGGGCACGCGCGAGGTGAGCCATCAGGTCGCCGAGTACCCCCTGGCCTCCCTGCTGATCGCGGGCGCCGTCGGCTTCGGCCTCGGCCTGCTGGTCAACGCCAGCCGCGACTGA
- the soxX gene encoding sulfur oxidation c-type cytochrome SoxX: MSCRRAARLVAAVLVLAATATRAAESLVPYAIVGDAIPESLTGAPGDPARGRAIVADRTRGLCLLCHAGPVPEERFQGNLAPDLAGVGARLNPAQLRLRLVDGRALNPDTIMPSYYSLSGLARVGRAWQGRPILSAGEIEDVVAFLATLRETGERPEGQP, translated from the coding sequence GTGAGCTGCCGCCGGGCCGCCCGCCTCGTCGCGGCCGTGCTGGTTCTCGCCGCCACCGCGACGCGGGCCGCGGAGAGCCTGGTGCCCTACGCGATCGTCGGCGACGCGATTCCCGAATCCTTGACCGGCGCGCCGGGCGATCCGGCCCGCGGCCGAGCGATCGTGGCCGACCGCACCCGCGGGCTCTGCCTGCTCTGCCATGCCGGGCCCGTCCCGGAGGAGCGCTTCCAGGGCAACCTCGCCCCGGACCTCGCGGGCGTCGGCGCCCGGCTGAATCCGGCGCAGCTGCGGCTGCGACTGGTGGACGGTCGGGCGTTGAACCCGGACACCATCATGCCATCCTATTACAGCCTGTCGGGGCTCGCCCGCGTGGGTCGGGCCTGGCAGGGGCGTCCGATCCTGAGCGCGGGCGAGATCGAGGATGTCGTCGCCTTCCTGGCGACACTGCGCGAGACCGGGGAGAGGCCGGAGGGACAGCCATGA
- a CDS encoding NAD(P)/FAD-dependent oxidoreductase: MPRGSSAPTRRALIGGAAAAALARPAIGGTPPRVVVVGAGFGGATAARCLAAGGIDVTLVEASERYIACTGSNAVVAGLRGIEAQTFGYEALGRTGLRLVRATASAVDPAARRVTLGDGTALAYDRLILSPGIELRFDAVPGYDARAAEAMPHAWKAGAQTVLLARQLAAIPEGGTVVLSAPANPYRCPPGPYERASLIAHFLKTRKPRAKLILLDAKDTFSKQKLFETAWAKLYPDVLEYVPLAAGGQVSEVDPAAMVVRTDFAEVKADVACIIPPQRAGAIAAQAGCADRSGWCPIDPATFESRLVPGIHVIGDAAIAGAMPKSAFSANAQAKVCAQAVIDLLAGREPEDPRLINTCWSLVAPGYGISIAGVFRPHDGLLADVPGAGGVSPLDAPDAVRAQEAAYGESWYRTITRDVFG, translated from the coding sequence ATGCCCCGGGGATCATCCGCGCCGACCCGCCGCGCCCTGATCGGCGGGGCCGCGGCGGCCGCGCTGGCGCGCCCGGCAATCGGCGGCACACCCCCACGCGTCGTGGTCGTCGGTGCCGGGTTCGGCGGCGCGACGGCGGCGCGCTGTCTCGCCGCCGGCGGCATCGACGTCACCTTGGTCGAGGCGTCCGAACGTTACATCGCCTGCACGGGCAGCAACGCGGTCGTGGCAGGCCTGCGGGGCATCGAGGCGCAGACCTTCGGGTACGAGGCGCTCGGCCGAACTGGTCTCCGGCTCGTGCGCGCGACCGCGAGCGCCGTAGATCCGGCTGCGCGTCGGGTGACCCTCGGCGACGGGACGGCGCTGGCTTACGACCGCCTGATCCTCTCGCCCGGCATCGAGCTGCGGTTCGACGCGGTGCCGGGCTACGACGCGCGGGCGGCCGAGGCCATGCCGCATGCCTGGAAGGCCGGGGCGCAGACGGTCCTGCTCGCCCGCCAGCTCGCCGCCATACCGGAGGGCGGAACCGTCGTCCTCTCCGCCCCCGCCAATCCCTATCGCTGCCCGCCGGGTCCCTACGAGCGCGCGAGCCTGATCGCGCATTTCCTGAAGACCCGGAAGCCGCGCGCGAAGCTCATCCTGCTCGACGCCAAGGACACGTTCTCCAAGCAGAAGCTGTTCGAGACGGCCTGGGCGAAGCTCTACCCGGACGTGCTCGAATATGTGCCGCTCGCCGCCGGCGGGCAGGTCAGCGAGGTCGATCCGGCCGCGATGGTCGTGCGCACCGACTTCGCCGAGGTCAAGGCCGACGTCGCCTGCATCATCCCGCCCCAGCGCGCCGGGGCCATCGCGGCGCAGGCCGGCTGCGCCGATCGCAGCGGCTGGTGCCCGATCGACCCCGCGACCTTCGAATCGCGCCTGGTGCCGGGCATCCACGTGATCGGCGACGCGGCCATCGCCGGTGCGATGCCGAAATCGGCCTTCTCGGCCAACGCGCAGGCGAAGGTCTGCGCGCAGGCGGTGATCGACCTGCTGGCCGGGCGAGAGCCCGAGGATCCGCGGCTCATCAACACCTGCTGGAGCCTCGTGGCACCGGGCTACGGCATCTCGATCGCGGGCGTCTTCCGCCCGCATGACGGACTCCTCGCGGACGTGCCGGGTGCCGGCGGCGTCAGCCCGCTCGACGCGCCGGACGCGGTGCGCGCGCAGGAGGCGGCCTATGGCGAGAGCTGGTACCGGACGATCACCCGGGACGTGTTCGGGTGA
- a CDS encoding CsbD family protein yields MSSTTDKLKGLANEAVGNVKQAVGNATGNDRLVAEGKAQELKGEAQKTVGDVKDGAKNIADKITGNH; encoded by the coding sequence ATGAGCAGCACGACCGACAAGCTGAAGGGCCTGGCCAACGAGGCCGTGGGCAACGTGAAGCAGGCCGTGGGCAACGCCACCGGCAACGACCGGCTCGTGGCCGAGGGCAAGGCCCAGGAACTGAAGGGCGAGGCCCAGAAGACGGTCGGCGACGTGAAGGACGGCGCCAAGAACATCGCCGACAAGATCACCGGCAATCACTGA
- a CDS encoding xanthine dehydrogenase family protein molybdopterin-binding subunit has translation MSIDRKAPSRAPRPSRRALLAGAGIFTLGFHIPFPARALTLDAAPATPEVNAWVVVRPDETVVIRIARSEMGQGTLTGLAQLVAEELDCDWARVTTEYPSPGQNLARKRVWGDYSTGGSRGVRDSHEYVRKGGAAARTMLVAAAAKGWGVPAAECRAERGVITHAASGRSTTYGAVAAEAAKIEPPKDVVLKDPKDWTIAGKPLKRLDTLPKLDGSQVYGIDLKLPGLLNAAIRDCPVTGGSVKSFDAAAVQGMPGVKRVVQVGDSAVAVVADTFWRAKTALDALPIVWDEGPNARVSSETIAQVLREGLDAEQAFVGNKAGDVAGALKGADKVVEAVYGVPFQNHATMEPMNATALWTAERCEVWTPTQNGEAALAATADAAGLPATSCEVYKIHLGGGFGRRGATHDWVRQAVLIAKEMPGTPVKLIWTREEDMTHGRYHPVTQCRMRAALDKDGNLTGLHMRISGQSILASVAPQRMVEGRDPVTFQGLNPGGPEAAIGYTIPNILVDHAMRNPHILPGFWRGVNLNPNAIYLECFMDELAHAAGQDPLAFRLKLMGNHPKHRAVLEAVAEKIGWDTKPPEGVYRGICQTMGFGSYVAGAAEVSVSDKGDLKIHRIVAATDPGHAVNPQQIDAQVAGSFVYGLSAALYGACTVKDGRIEQTNFDSYPVMRMDAMPAVETILMPSGGFWGGVGEPTIAVAAPAVLNAVFAATGKRVRQLPLKDTDLRRA, from the coding sequence ATGAGCATCGACCGCAAGGCCCCTTCGCGAGCCCCCCGCCCCTCGCGCCGCGCCCTCCTGGCCGGCGCCGGCATCTTCACCCTCGGCTTCCACATCCCGTTCCCGGCGCGGGCCCTGACCCTCGACGCGGCGCCCGCGACGCCGGAGGTGAACGCCTGGGTCGTGGTGAGGCCCGACGAGACGGTGGTGATCCGCATCGCCCGCTCGGAGATGGGCCAGGGCACGCTCACCGGCCTCGCCCAGCTCGTGGCTGAGGAACTCGACTGCGACTGGGCCCGCGTCACCACCGAGTATCCGAGCCCGGGACAGAACCTCGCCCGCAAGCGGGTCTGGGGCGACTACTCGACGGGCGGCAGCCGCGGGGTGCGCGACTCGCACGAATACGTCCGCAAGGGAGGTGCCGCCGCCCGCACCATGCTGGTCGCCGCCGCCGCGAAGGGCTGGGGCGTGCCGGCCGCCGAGTGCCGCGCGGAGCGGGGCGTGATCACGCACGCCGCCTCCGGGCGCAGCACCACCTACGGCGCCGTGGCGGCGGAAGCCGCCAAGATCGAGCCGCCCAAGGACGTGGTCCTGAAGGATCCGAAGGACTGGACGATCGCCGGCAAGCCGCTGAAGCGGCTCGACACGCTGCCGAAGCTCGACGGCAGCCAGGTCTACGGGATCGACCTGAAGCTCCCCGGCCTCCTCAACGCCGCGATCCGCGACTGCCCGGTGACGGGCGGCAGCGTGAAGAGCTTCGACGCGGCGGCCGTGCAGGGCATGCCCGGCGTGAAGCGCGTCGTCCAGGTCGGCGACAGCGCGGTCGCGGTGGTGGCCGACACGTTCTGGCGCGCCAAGACCGCCCTCGACGCGCTGCCGATCGTCTGGGACGAGGGCCCGAACGCGAGGGTCTCCAGCGAGACCATCGCGCAGGTGCTGCGCGAGGGGCTCGACGCCGAGCAGGCCTTCGTCGGCAACAAGGCGGGCGACGTGGCGGGCGCGCTGAAGGGCGCCGACAAGGTGGTGGAGGCCGTCTACGGCGTGCCCTTCCAGAACCACGCTACGATGGAGCCGATGAACGCGACCGCGCTCTGGACCGCGGAGCGCTGCGAGGTCTGGACGCCGACGCAGAACGGCGAGGCGGCGCTCGCCGCGACCGCCGACGCCGCCGGCCTGCCGGCCACGTCTTGCGAGGTCTACAAGATCCATCTCGGCGGCGGCTTCGGGCGCCGCGGGGCGACGCACGACTGGGTGCGGCAGGCGGTTCTCATCGCGAAGGAGATGCCGGGCACGCCCGTCAAGCTGATCTGGACCCGCGAGGAGGACATGACGCACGGCCGGTACCACCCGGTCACGCAGTGCCGCATGCGCGCCGCGCTCGACAAGGACGGCAACCTCACCGGCTTGCACATGCGCATCTCCGGCCAGTCGATCCTGGCCTCGGTCGCGCCCCAGCGCATGGTCGAGGGCCGCGATCCGGTCACCTTCCAGGGGCTCAACCCGGGCGGGCCGGAAGCCGCGATCGGCTACACGATCCCGAACATCCTGGTCGATCACGCCATGCGCAACCCGCACATTCTGCCGGGCTTCTGGCGGGGCGTGAACCTGAACCCGAACGCCATCTACCTCGAATGCTTCATGGACGAGCTGGCCCACGCGGCCGGCCAGGATCCGCTGGCGTTCCGGCTGAAGCTGATGGGCAACCACCCGAAGCACCGGGCCGTGCTGGAGGCGGTGGCCGAGAAGATCGGCTGGGACACGAAGCCGCCGGAAGGCGTGTATCGCGGCATCTGCCAGACGATGGGCTTCGGCAGCTACGTGGCGGGCGCGGCCGAGGTCTCGGTCTCCGACAAGGGCGACTTGAAGATCCACCGGATCGTGGCGGCGACCGACCCCGGCCACGCGGTCAACCCGCAGCAGATCGACGCCCAGGTGGCTGGCTCCTTCGTGTACGGCCTGTCGGCAGCGCTCTACGGCGCCTGCACGGTGAAGGACGGGCGCATCGAGCAGACGAACTTCGACAGCTATCCGGTGATGCGGATGGACGCGATGCCGGCGGTCGAGACCATTCTGATGCCGTCCGGCGGCTTCTGGGGCGGCGTCGGAGAGCCGACCATCGCGGTGGCGGCGCCGGCCGTGCTCAACGCGGTCTTCGCGGCGACGGGCAAGCGCGTGCGTCAGCTGCCCCTGAAGGACACGGACCTGCGCCGGGCATGA
- a CDS encoding BA14K family protein: MTTKLSLALAATVMAALAGSPASAAPANPSPAEALARGDLSIEYVQFRRFGPRRYGPRGYGYRRGWRGGYGYRRGPGVGAAVGAGVAGLAAGAIIGGAIANAQAQPAPVVVQGGPAPEAVAACARRFRSYDPASGTYLGNDGARHPCP, translated from the coding sequence ATGACCACGAAGCTCAGCCTCGCACTGGCCGCCACGGTCATGGCCGCCCTTGCGGGCTCGCCGGCATCGGCAGCGCCGGCCAATCCCAGCCCCGCCGAGGCGCTCGCGCGCGGCGATCTGTCGATCGAGTACGTCCAGTTCCGCCGCTTCGGCCCCCGTCGCTACGGCCCGCGGGGCTACGGCTACCGCCGCGGCTGGCGCGGCGGCTACGGCTACCGCCGGGGTCCCGGCGTCGGCGCCGCGGTCGGTGCGGGTGTGGCCGGGCTGGCGGCCGGCGCCATCATCGGTGGCGCCATCGCCAACGCGCAGGCGCAGCCCGCGCCTGTCGTGGTGCAGGGCGGACCCGCCCCCGAGGCAGTCGCCGCCTGCGCCCGTCGCTTCCGCTCCTACGATCCGGCCAGCGGCACATATCTGGGCAACGACGGCGCCCGCCATCCCTGTCCCTGA
- a CDS encoding GCG_CRPN prefix-to-repeats domain-containing protein produces the protein MRMKLAGAALLALGTLAGTANVAEAAQGCGPGFHRGYYGWCRPHWRPYAYRPAYYARPVVYGYGWRRPWGWRHAGWHHRHWGWRHAGWHRRW, from the coding sequence ATGCGAATGAAACTCGCAGGCGCGGCCCTTCTCGCGCTCGGTACCCTGGCGGGCACGGCGAATGTCGCGGAGGCCGCACAGGGATGCGGACCCGGCTTCCATCGCGGCTATTATGGCTGGTGCCGCCCGCATTGGCGGCCCTACGCCTATCGGCCGGCCTACTACGCGCGCCCGGTCGTCTACGGCTACGGCTGGCGCCGTCCATGGGGCTGGCGACATGCGGGCTGGCATCACCGCCACTGGGGCTGGCGGCATGCCGGCTGGCACCGCCGCTGGTGA
- a CDS encoding thiosulfate oxidation carrier complex protein SoxZ has product MARTLINLPKTAKTGDVITIKTLISHPMETGFRPGADGRILPRNIVTEFVCRFEDEEIFRAELFPASAANPYLTFTWVATRSGRFSFTWRGDDGFDQTESAAIAVA; this is encoded by the coding sequence ATGGCCCGCACCCTGATCAACCTGCCCAAGACCGCAAAGACCGGCGACGTGATCACGATCAAGACGCTGATCTCGCACCCGATGGAGACGGGCTTCCGCCCCGGCGCGGACGGGCGCATCCTGCCGCGCAACATCGTCACCGAGTTCGTCTGCCGCTTCGAGGACGAGGAGATCTTCCGCGCCGAGCTGTTCCCGGCCTCGGCGGCGAACCCCTATCTCACCTTCACCTGGGTCGCGACGCGGAGCGGCCGCTTCAGCTTCACCTGGCGCGGCGACGACGGCTTCGACCAGACCGAATCCGCGGCGATCGCGGTGGCGTGA
- a CDS encoding CsbD family protein, which produces MGAGRAHLPPDLNLLTKNEAPMTKQRTPPSAEERKGSVKEAIGKLTGDARTETEGRRQKHEARSPKASEPRGGD; this is translated from the coding sequence ATGGGCGCCGGGCGGGCACATCTGCCGCCCGACCTGAATCTTCTCACGAAGAATGAGGCACCCATGACGAAACAAAGGACGCCACCGTCCGCCGAGGAACGCAAGGGCTCGGTGAAGGAGGCCATCGGCAAGCTCACGGGCGATGCCCGGACCGAGACCGAGGGCCGCCGCCAGAAGCACGAAGCCCGGTCGCCAAAGGCGAGCGAACCGCGCGGCGGTGACTGA
- a CDS encoding c-type cytochrome, whose amino-acid sequence MRAPHPALALLVALVWGTGARAAETRPPPGASACTGCHAEGSAMGVLAGRSADEIAGALDAFRSGARPATLMNRIAKGFDAQESRAIAAWFAAQAPR is encoded by the coding sequence ATGAGGGCGCCGCACCCGGCGCTCGCTCTGCTCGTCGCCCTCGTCTGGGGGACGGGCGCGCGCGCCGCCGAGACGCGGCCGCCGCCCGGCGCCTCCGCCTGCACCGGCTGCCACGCCGAGGGCTCGGCGATGGGCGTGCTGGCGGGCCGGTCCGCGGACGAGATCGCGGGGGCGCTGGACGCCTTCCGCTCGGGCGCGCGCCCGGCCACCCTCATGAACCGCATCGCCAAGGGGTTCGACGCGCAGGAGAGCCGCGCCATCGCCGCCTGGTTCGCCGCGCAGGCACCGCGGTGA